The DNA sequence TACAACACAATAACATGAGGATTCCTTTAGTTGAACTATGGAGTTTCAAACCAAGCTCTTGTCACAGTGTTGGGTATGAATTCACTTCCCTAGAAGCAAACTGAAgagaaaataatgtgaatgcGCTCTCACACATGGAATGTCAATGTCTGCAGTGCTACTTGTTGCAACGGTCGAAAACTGATTTTACATATGTGAGGAAAGACAAATACGTGGCTCTGCAGTCGCGATTTTCCAGGACGGGTTCCATCTGATGTGATGTTGGGAATGTTCAGCGGCAGCAGTCGGAGGGGTCTTCATGGCGAGGAGACAAGAAGATACACAGGGGTCATAAATCATGAGGAAAGAGGGGAACTTTAACAGCTCTTTTCTGACTCTCAAGGTCATTTGAGTTGTTTATATAATACAGAGTGAAGATAAGCTCCAGCCCTGAGGTGGAGGCGCTCAAGTATATTAAGGTCTGGTTCACAAGGAAGGGGAGGATTCAGTCTGTCTCCTGCGCCGACCTTCAGCTTTATATGATTCATGAACCAGAGGGGTCGTGGTCAAGCTTCAACCTACAGCACTCTGCTCTGTGGCAAGCAAAGAttccacacaaaaaaagaaagggggaaaaaaaaactataataacAGACCTTAGGAGTACAAAGGTCAaaatttgaggaaaaaaaagtgatagtGACAGGGACAAATTCCTGGTTATCTGTTTCCCAAGCAAAGTACCTTCAATTGTTTTGGCTGACTGGGTTTCTCACAGACTTTGACATCAAGGAACACATTACGTCATCAAATGAGGCTTTGGAAAAATAGTTGACCGCAGCTGTGTCTGAAACATCTACCAAAAAATggctgcatttatttatttattttttttactttgacatGCAGCTCTGATCATATCTCAACTTCTTGGACAAATCAGGATTGTGAACAGTTCAACTGTTCTGTTTAGAAATCCAGGCCGACTCTTTCACACCTGACGGAACACTAATCCACTCCTCCGTGGGAAGAGCGAGGCCCTCCAAGGCCAACATGAAGATATGATCTCCACCAGGTTGGACCTGACCTCAGTGACTGCGCAGATGACCCTGTTCAGAACCAGTGAACAGAACAAAGAGTGAGCAGAACACCGTCCGGTTTTCACTGAGGCACTGTGCTACTTAATATATCACCATCATATCACAAGGggtgtagcaaaaaaaaaatacaaaaatactgaGCAGACTCTAACAGGAAATAAGAACATGGTTCCTGTCTGCTTCTTCGTTGGCTGCTCACTGACTCTTCACCTAGAAGCACAAAAATCCCCCCGACATTTTATCATATCACTTCTATATGCATCATATTTAGGATATTTTCAGATTAATTTCCAGcctttataatctccacaatgaACACCAGGATGTCTGAGGGTAACAGCATCCACATGCAGGACAGGTGATGTAGTTTTTTGGGAATTAGTATTCAATCCAATTTTGCAATAAGTCATAAAACAGCCTGCTCTACAAAGAGACCTAGACATCACCTTAACATCTCATCCAATACAGTTGAATTCACACACTTGTTATGGTGTTCCCCAAGGCACAAGTAGAGGCCCATCagtcattttaaatatattgctTTCAAAAAAACATGCGTCAACATAAAAGATTCTCAGCAGGTCCATGACTGCTTCAGTGCAACAATGACATGGTGCAGAGATGTTAATAAGCATGTAGCATCGATCGCTAATTCACTTCAGCCACGATTAGTTGTTCTAACTCAGGACAAACAAAGGTGATTCAAACATTGAGTCTTTTGTCAGCCATGATTGAACACTGCAACAAAAGCGTGCAAGTTTGCCATGCAGCCGGTGATTAGTGTTTAATCGCACGTGACAATGTATTAGTAGATGGAAGAGCGCCACAGGTGACGCCGCCTGACTCCGTGCCGGCATAATAGTTCACATCAAGCCAAAATCCAAGGAAGTGGTGGCGTGAATGACTCATGTGTGGGCTGATGTTTACCAATGATGACCTGCTGAGGTGCAGGAGGGCTAATTTCACAACTACATGAAGCATGTTTACTCCACAAAGGATTAAGAGTTTCAATAATCACTTGTGAACTATAAGCTGTGCCCATGCAACCACCTTCAAGTCTCACAAAGCTCTTAGAGGAAACGAAATAAAGCAAACTTACTTCATTCATACCTAAAAAACAGAAGAGAACAAAACAGGATGAGAACACTCGTGATACACACAGATATTTGGACATTATTCTACTTTATTCACAGTATAATACAATCATGGATATATGACAGCTGGATCAAAGTTGTTACATATATTTTAGGTGTATATAAAGAGCCAATCGAACGATCAACAATACCTCGGGTTCTGACAGTCATGATACGTGCACACAGGAGAGACAAGTCACAGAATTGTCTTGATAAAAGTAGGACGAACTCTAACGCGGCAATAGAGTGAATATGACTTTACAATAGTgtacagagagcgagagagaaaggAGGGATGAGAAAGGCAAGAGAGACAATCTGTTCTACAGAATcaacccccaccaccaccagcccGTCTCCCCAGGTAACCCTAGTGTCGTACTTTTCCGGGAATGTAGTTGCGGTCGATGACCTCCTCTTGAAGGAACATGTGAAGACAGCGCTCGTTCTGGGCCAGAGGGTGACCTGCAATTCTAGAAAAGACACACAAGTGTTTGAAAACACCCGATATTGCCACGGAAATTTAGCCCATATCAGTCTAGTCGAACGCAACTTCACCGTTCAGTCACCCGTGCCCTATTTTTCACACCAGAGTGAGATGATAATATCAGATTCCGGCATGAATTTTTATTCCTCCACAACAAACTTTGACTCATTCAGAATTAGAATATCGGTTCATCACTTTAGCATTAGAATAACTGAATCTTTCATGGTTTCATCATCATTTACTGTGACGGAAAATATACTATAGCGCGTGAATTCCATAAATCTATGTGGCCATCATGTGATCAGAGCAAAatgacaaattttattttattttttccccttcaatATCAAAAttaatcattattttaaaacaaaaaatctcTTTTCTCCATGTGTTTTCCTTCCCCATACTTATttaatttataaatatttttttcatattttgtccttgttttatACACTTAAGTGACAACATCTGGTACAATAGTGTAATGATATGgtattgaaagaaaaataatttctgaCAATGTTGTTGAAAGATGCCACAGATCAGCCTTCCTACTGCAACCATCCTGGTTTTGTCAGAGTCTGCTAAAGGTGTATTCAGCTCAAGTTCAGCATTTCGCAGATACATTattggggccacattatatccGGTGAGGGTCTGTCACGTCCAGGGCAGCAGGACAGAATAAAAAGAGACTTGAATTTAACTTACATTTTGTGACTATTAATATTACAAAACCTGGgaaaaacgttaaaaaaaagaaaactatagTAATATTTGTGAAGTATATTGTTCTGATTTCACAAGGGCTGCATAAGCGAAggccgcatgtggccctcaAACCATACTTTGCCCACCGTCTTGTGTCGTATGTCACAGACTTGATGTGGTTTTAAAGGAATTCTGGATTTAATCTGAGGGACAGTTAAGAGGCACACCCTGATGAGTCAGGGTCTCTTGCAAACAGCGGAGTGGATTTTCAAGTGGATCGAGATCATCTGTCAATTATGCCTGAGTCGATACTGATGATCCTCCAAGTTCAACGATGTAGGTCGAACACAGACCCGCGAGAGAAACAGAATCAACGGAATCAGCTATTACAATTCAAATattaagtttaaaaaatgtcttgGCTACATTTTACCAGCATTGTATTTCTTCTTTTAATTACTGTTTAAAAGACTACAATTCGACATGTTGACTCACGCAGGTCATATGCCGACTGGTGGACTATCAAAATAGTTGTTAGTATGAGTAAAAAAGCAGGCTGATCTAGTGCTATAAACAATGATACAGTCCAGTCTGTGTTTGGTAGCTGAAACTGATGAAGCCAGACTTTTCGGGGGAAGCCGTGTGGGACAGGCACAAAGGTGGGATGTGTTCGACAACAATCCGGCTCCTTCTCCCGGTGAACAGGCAGGGATTGTTGACATGGACTGGAAACAGTCGCCAAGGTTGCGAATACTTAATGGCTCTCAcaagaaaacagcagcagacatgacatgacatgacatgtaaTGAAATGTAGGTAGTGAAGGCAGATTCACCTGTTGATGAACTGCTCCAGGCCTATTCTTCGCTCCTCGATGAAAGAATTCTCGAAAAGTCCCTCATCTCCACGGAACGGCAACTGTCTCTTCAGGGCTTTGCCCGGCAGGGGTGGTACTACAATCTACAGGGACAAAATAACAGCACACATTCAGCCCGACGTCATACATATACAACAGGTGACATGAACCAGCAAGGAAACGCGTTGATTCTGGGGGGGAAAAATGAGAAATCATTCACAGAGCAGCCATGATGTTCACAGTGTAGCATCACACAAACTGCTCACCTTACTGTCTCTTTCCAGCTCGATCTTTAACCACTCGAAGTCACTGTATCTTCTTCTCACACAGGACTCTTTCAGTTTGAAAATTGGGAGGTTTGTCTGTTGAAACAGCcaacaataacacaaaaatataaccAACCAGAGACATAACTCCCTCTTTCGCTCAGCAATTTCAATATATATAAGAAAACTGACAGAATTCTGAGCTAATAATTACATTCTGatcaatattttggcaaaaaCCTCAGCTCACATAAACCTTTGAGGTTCTCATCGGCCTTTAATCTCACAGATAGACAAAGTAAGAGTGTAAAATCAGTCTTTAATCTCAAAGAACGCCAAAATAACATTTATGCAATCACTTCAGCTCCACTCCACTTCCTGAAAACTCTCGTTTTTAGCTGCTTCAGCGATTTGTTAGTTTCGACATCCTATGACTTATTTTCAAGAACATAATTTGGATGAAAAACCCCTATTATTTACCAGAACGGTTATAAATCAGTAGCTAAACAAGTTTCGTCCGCGCTAGCTGGTTCCTCGGCGCAGTTAGCCGACTTAGCATGTAGCAGTAAATAAAACCGTAAATCCATTCTCGAAATGAGACTACAAACTATTTCAGCGTATTAAATAGTTTATTTATCTCGCATCACTCGGAAGCATCAGTCGCGCTGTTGGCAGTGGAGTAATTGCCGGGCACTTTGCTTGGTAGGCCGCTGTTTTATCCCCAGCACTCGAGTTTTGTTATCGCCGCAGCTAGCGTCATTAGCTTCGACGAAACGTCACATACTCATCTGGGCGTTTCATTCAGACAAGCTGCGGAACTATACGATCATGTACCTGCATGCGGACTACGTATGTGGTGTAACGGTTCCGTCCAACGCCAACGATCTGTGGGTCATAAACGTCTATTTCCAAGTAATTGCTGGGTGGACCGTACGCGTCCGCCAGGTCCTGTGGTTTCAAATTCAGTCGGCGAGTGTCGGCCACCGCAGGCTCCGCGGACATCTTTCCGGCTGGCTTGTACCAACGAACCAAGGAAACAGGCGACAGAATCTAAAATCTCAGTTGCAGGAGCTGCGAAAGGGCTCAGCTAAGGAAGTAGCTGACTTGTGCGTCTCCTCTTGCGGGGGACAGCCGCCCTGCGCCCCACCCTTCACGATCTAGAAAATACGTTGACTCAGTTCCGTCCTCAGCGGGACACTGCGCTCCCTCTAACGGGCAAGTACGCGACGGGTCCGTGCAAACTCACCTCAACCTGGCCGGTGCGGgagatttttttccctctcaaacAAAGGATTTCTGTTGCCCTGATGAGATCAGATCAAAACGACAAATTACATTATATTTTCCCCCATTAcaattgaaattaatttctcTTTTCGACATATGTTTTCCTTCGTTATAACTACAttgaatattaaattaaaatgggcGTTATTCCCTAAAATAATCtgatttaacaatattttttgtaaCGTAAACGTAACTACGTTTTTCATATGTTGTCCTTGTGATAGACACTTAAGACCCTCTTGTCAAGAACATCTTTATTTCAGCCATACTTCCTTCGAACAACATGACATTTCATAAGCGTCTGCATTCATCGGCTTCATTTGCCCATTTGGAAGTTGGCAAAcacttatttaaaaaattaaaaaataaaagagagaGGCAGGCGTCACCCAGAACAGACACAAGTCGGAAGAAAGGTTGGGGATGACACGGAAACAGAGAAAAATCACCAGCATTCCACATTCAACAGCAGGTtttctccagctcctggctGTCAGAGGAGACGCCTGCGCTGGAGTCTGCAGACAAGCAGGTGGTCGACAAGGTCAAGGGGCAGAACTCTCTGACGGGACAGGCGAGGTCGTTGTAGCTGGTCTTGAATCCTTCCTTCAGGCCTTTGGAGATCTGAAGCCAGttctaaaacaaatatttaatgaAGGAATTACAGTCTTATTACGATCATCATCCTGGTGTTTCTCTTGAGTTCACGTGGAACCACGTTCAGACGTGAGCGCTTTACCTCCATATCCAGAGGAATCAAGGGTTTCGGCACCACAGGGATGAAGATGACTCTCAGTCTGACAAAAGAACAACAGACAGGCTTTTCTAACGCAGGTCTGAAGACGCAGGAACTTACACATGATTGTCATAGAAATTAGAGCAAAGAAATCACAATTCAATGctatttttaaagcaaattaTAGATGTCTCTTTATAATTCAACGGTACAATTATTTTGTTTCCAACTTATACTTCATTTTAGTTTTCCTGAATTTATCTGTTTCCATTATGTACTTGAATGCTTGTGTCTATCTATATAATTtaaccttttttaaaaatatatttcacatgagggaaatatttttaatgttattcCCTCATGTGGTGATTTGTGAATGATTTTTGAAGTTGAAATTATGTCACCTATATGTATGAAGTAGGGCTGATGTGTGTCTTCTTATTTTGTCCCTGTAGattgtagtatatatatatatatatatatatatatatatatatatatatatatatatatatatacacagtatatattGGCAGAAACATAGTTATACCGATATTGAACTGGAAACTCAAGCACTAATCAAATACTTATTCCATTTAAATCATTCAAATGAAAGGCCAAAGGGGAAAAAGATATTTTGTGAACACTGCCATCGCAGCCTCACTCTGGTTTTAGAGTGACATTTCCTGTCAAAAGCTACACTTGCATCAGTGGAAATCAACAACGAAATGGACGCGGGTAGAAAGTGTTGCAGGAAGTAGAAAGTGGCACTTGCAAATTTCCGCAAGACCTTTCAGACTGTCACTTTCCAGTGCATCAACTTCCTTGCTCTCACCTCTCTCGCTGCAGCAACATCAGTGCCAGCAGGACAGCGGTGGCGGAACCCATGACACAaaggacaacagtccacacagGTACCGAATGCTCCGGTGGGTTTCGCTCAGTGTCGTCTGGAACATGAAGCAACTTGTTGACACAGTTTATTCAACTTTCCGTTCTTGTTCATAAGTTAATTTAGCAAGGAAAGAGAAGTTCCCAGATTCACTTCAGATTAGAAACTAACAGCTGTGAGAGTTGGCGTGCAACGGTTCACCCGTGGTGATGTTGGATCCCCAGGCCACAGGATCACACCAGTCACTCCAGATCCTAGACTCCCCACAGTCCCGGTGGATCTTGCTCCTGACCTGGAGCTCGTAGCGGTACTTGGAGGAAGGCAAGTGGATGCAGTAACTATGCTCACCCTTGTAGGTGTTTGAGCTCTGTGGCGAAGACAGCATGTCAAATGATAAGTAACAGGACCAACACAAACATCACCGTCCACACAcctcccacttcctgtttctggtCCTGAAGCGAACCTCATTCTCCACACAGTGAGCGATCGTCTGATTCCAGTAGAACCATAAGTTGGAGTCGGGTCCCTGTTTGACCGTCAGGTTGGTCGGCGGATGCAGTTTCACTTcatcaaacagagagagagggaacctTTGTTGAGCATGACAAATGACGTCATTGTTGTTCGCAGAAAAAGCATGGCTGCATTAACGAAAACCCATCACATCATAGAGTAGTTAGTACTAGTTACATATTGACGTGTGTAGTTCATTCGCCGTCATTTTGCTTCAAATGAGTGTGTGACTGATATCAGTGGCTTTTTTTAccataaatattttatgatataaaacattttcttaaTTGTGTCAACAACCAATCTAAAAAATGAGACTTCTATTTTGAAAAGCTGCAAGTTTGGTCAAGAGAACATGTGTTTCCAGGCTTTGAACACGAAGTGTTACAAGGTCCTACTGATATAGGCACAGGGTTTGAAGcattttctgttaaaaaaaaccatCTTGGTGAAGCGGTAAAAGAGTCCAACCATCCATCAGCCTGGGTCACCGCGCCATGAGACCACGAGACTCATGGTGAGAGAAGCACAGTCACGTTACCTTTTGTTTTGAGGTCGTGTGTTTTCCGAACTGTGGCGTTTCCACGGACGAGTCTTGTGTAAAAGAGGAAGAATTTCCTGTTTATCTCTTTATAGGGGAAGATACACTCCACGCTGACGTTGCACTCCGTCTCTTTATCTGGTTCAAACCTGAAACAAATATCCGGAAAATTCCAGCAAAACTACGTTCAATCTGCAGGTGAGCGTGAAACTGAACTGTTCAAAAGTGAAAGGGCAGACGCCAGCGAACGGCCAATTATCTCATCTACTATCATCTTACTAGGAAACAGCTGCGTAACACGGAGCGTCTTGATATATCCACACTGTTCTCTTAACAAGTTAAAGACAGAGAGCGACATTACTGACAATTGAAAAGATTTTTATCACTGAAGAAGAGATCCAGATGTCAAAAAAGATCTTCAGTAATTTAAGATTAccagcgtctttcctcctcgctgtttTCCTCATGAAGACAGCTgcgcagctgcaggatcacggcagtgaaaacagttactgtagagcgcagcattattcatttaagtaaatCTGTCTGCCAATAAAATCTGATGtgtatcagcctaataaaggtgaaaccatgtgagttatcaaacacccgcacactcAGCGACTGCCCTTCCCCAGCACCAGCCTACAGCTGCcgcggctgcacacctcagtgttctgccAAGATgattttgaacgatgttgttggctcagacagccatcagaccctttATTTCTCCGCACTCAAAATGTGAGTCGCACTGTACACATTGTTTCCGccatctagcgctgagtcgcctCAGACGAGAAGCTCACACCCCTCTGAAACCCTGTTCACTTGTGTTCAaatgtcggacttttgagccaaacacactttgtctTAAGACAGAGTATGCAGTGTGAGAAGCCCCGTCATAATCCATTCAGGCCCACTTTGTTGCGTGGTGCATGCTAGACAGCAGTCACGTCAACAGTGTTTCCTTGTTTGCTCATCCCCCACATCTTGATGCTCTGACAATGAGATCTGTGAGATTGTACAGACTGCCATGATACCTACCTCTATGGGCAGCCACCATACTGAACAGTCGGCTGTTCGGAAACATCAATACATTTAAATCTTCACACACGCCTCTCTCCAGTTCCTCATAGATTCACAGTGACATCTGAGAACTAATGAAAAGAACACGTGCAGGGAAAACCAAAacacagagaaataaaacacacaaacctgCCGTATAATCTGTCAACGACCGCCGAAGGGTTCGGATTATTCCAAGAACAGCGAACATGTTCCAGATGCACCACCACGCAATCCACATCTGCGAGAAATCCAATAAGAAAAAGTCAGGCCGTGTTTGTTTAGGTTTCATGGAGGGATTCCACGGCAGGAGTCAGAGAAAACATTAGAGTTGAATATCGAGAGCTCCAGTCACGTGGTGAAGAAGGCAGAACAGTCATGGCACCAGCATCCACCGCCATGTGAAGATGGTTTAGAGCGGTGATGGAAATCAAGCGGCGGTGAAGGCCATTCGAAGGTCTCACCTGGAAGGTTTTCAGCAACCACATGCCCGGTCAGGTAGAGAATCAGGAACAGCACTGTCGCCATGCTGGGGACAAACAGCAAATGTGATGTGACGCAGATTTCTCACTATCTGAGCTGACTTGTGGGTTTCCTGCTGACGGAAGCAGTGAACAGCCACTGAACCAAATGTCAAGTAGTTTCACTGCTCTGAGACACATTATTATGAAGAGACTTATCGCCTCACTATGTCACCTCAATGTCTAGCACCGTGGTTCTCTGCACCCAGGAATCCTTCAAACTTTAGACACCACAATTACAAAGTCACTAACTAATTCAGTGTCCTGACATCTTTTCATTACAGTTGAAGGGGAAGTGGGTTTAGATTCCATGTAACTCTGACGACAGAGAACACTGTTTTTCCAACTAATGATTGAACTTAACTTAGAACATTTTGTTCTGTTGTGAATCTTGCAACACTTTCATTAACTCTTAAGAAACTTCAATATCGCATAAACTTATTGGCACGGCCAGTACAGATGACTGAGAAATCAAAGCAAAAGATGGTTTGACCAATTGCACACTTTCTTGTTTACTACATAATTACTGTGTTCATTCATAATTTTGATGCCCTTTGTTAAGTGAAGAGTCAAGCGATCATAAAAATAAGTGCACTTCGCACTCATGTAAGTGAGCGAGTGTCGCCCCCAAGTGGTCGTAAGATGAAAAGTCAGCGTGTGCCACAGGATGGCTTTTGTCTATATACGCATCTGTTCTGGTGCTTAAAGGAGTGAattgttttttgtgacaaacGCATGATCTTGCTGATATTACATATATTTCAACCTGCTATCGTATTCGATGTTGGAAACATCGATCTCCAGTTAACCACCGCTACTGTCAAAATTAAAAATCGAAATCATTACTTCTCTTACTATTAAACCTAGATATATGTGA is a window from the Synchiropus splendidus isolate RoL2022-P1 chromosome 17, RoL_Sspl_1.0, whole genome shotgun sequence genome containing:
- the snx12 gene encoding sorting nexin-12 isoform X1; the encoded protein is MSAEPAVADTRRLNLKPQDLADAYGPPSNYLEIDVYDPQIVGVGRNRYTTYVVRMQTNLPIFKLKESCVRRRYSDFEWLKIELERDSKIVVPPLPGKALKRQLPFRGDEGLFENSFIEERRIGLEQFINRIAGHPLAQNERCLHMFLQEEVIDRNYIPGKTPPTAAAEHSQHHIRWNPSWKIATAEPRICLSSHM
- the snx12 gene encoding sorting nexin-12 isoform X3, whose product is MSAEPAVADTRRLNLKPQDLADAYGPPSNYLEIDVYDPQIVGVGRNRYTTYVVRMQTNLPIFKLKESCVRRRYSDFEWLKIELERDSKIVVPPLPGKALKRQLPFRGDEGLFENSFIEERRIGLEQFINRIAGHPLAQNERCLHMFLQEEVIDRNYIPGKV
- the snx12 gene encoding sorting nexin-12 isoform X2, with product MSAEPAVADTRRLNLKPQDLADAYGPPSNYLEIDVYDPQIVGVGRNRYTTYVVRMQTNLPIFKLKESCVRRRYSDFEWLKIELERDSKIVVPPLPGKALKRQLPFRGDEGLFENSFIEERRIGLEQFINRIAGHPLAQNERCLHMFLQEEVIDRNYIPGKVRH
- the LOC128748165 gene encoding cytokine receptor common subunit gamma-like — encoded protein: MATVLFLILYLTGHVVAENLPDVDCVVVHLEHVRCSWNNPNPSAVVDRLYGRFEPDKETECNVSVECIFPYKEINRKFFLFYTRLVRGNATVRKTHDLKTKVKLHPPTNLTVKQGPDSNLWFYWNQTIAHCVENEVRFRTRNRKWESSNTYKGEHSYCIHLPSSKYRYELQVRSKIHRDCGESRIWSDWCDPVAWGSNITTGEPLHANSHSYDTERNPPEHSVPVWTVVLCVMGSATAVLLALMLLQRERLRVIFIPVVPKPLIPLDMENWLQISKGLKEGFKTSYNDLACPVREFCPLTLSTTCLSADSSAGVSSDSQELEKTCC